Part of the Campylobacter suis genome, ACTTATCTCTTTATCATTTAAAAGCACATCAAAATACTTTGTAAGGGTTTGCTTAAGCTCTGCTTTTGCCTCATCTTTTAGTGTTGCGTCTTTTTTGTCAAAGAGTACAGATGAGTTAAGTTTCATCGCGCCAGAATTTTGGTCTATCTCTATACTACTGCCAAGCTTTTCTTTAAGCTCGGAGATAACTTTTACTCTGATACCGGTTAAATTTTTGATACGATTTTGTGTGGTGTTTAGATCAGTTAGTAGTAGGTTATATCTAGTCTCTTTATCGCTTATCTGACTTAAAAGAGCGGCTATTTGCTCTAAATTTTTGACATTTGTCTTGTTTGCGTCATCTAAATCATTTTTGTTTTTTTCGAGCTCATCATCAAGAAGTATGAGCCTTGTTTGGAGGTCTTGAGTAGTTTTGTTTAGTTCTAAATTTTGGGTTTGCAGGCTTAGTATCGAGGCGTTTGCTTCACTATTTTCTTGACTTAAACGAGAAAGACGCTTTTTTAATGCTTCAAGTTCTACGATAATGACTTCATTTTTATTTTGTAATGTTAAATTTGCACTGCTTGCCTTTTCTAGCTCATCTTTTAATAGTGTATTTAGTTTATCTAGGCTTAAATTTTTACCCTGTTCGTCTTTTAAATTTGCAAGTGTGGCACTTATAGTAGCGTCTTGTTTTGCGATGGTGTTTTGAGATAAAACATATTTGACAACGACGGCACCAATAATAAGCATAAAAACAAACAAAAGACCAGCCATAAGGTCAGCATAAGAAACCCAAAATGTCTGCTCTTCGGTTTGTTTATTGTTTAGTTTCATCGCTGTTTTCTAAGTTTTTCATCACTCGCTCGATCTCTTTTTCAAGCTCGCTTGCATCTTGCTTTAAGTCGTTTAATAAGGCATTTCGTTTTTGCTCTTTTTCACTTAAAACTTCACTATCATAAACTTTTTTAAATTCACCAATCCCTTCCAAAATGCTATGTTTAAATGCTTCAAGCGTGCGGTTTTGCTCCTCTAAAACTTTTACAGCAAAGCTTTTTAGGCTCATGTCAAGCCCTTTTAGCGTGGCATCAAATTTGGCTATACTTTTTTCTAGTCCGCCGATACGGTCGTTATTTAGGTCGTTTAAACGGTTGTAGTGGGTTGAAAATTTTAGCTCAACATCACGCAAGCTTGAGTTAAACTCGCTAAGAGCTCTATAGATGTCGCTATTTACCTTTAAAAATTCCTCTTGCTTTAAACCAGCTTTGCTTAGTAGGCGTAGGTTTTGATCAACTCTAACTTGGGCTTCTGAGATGATTTTTTGCTCTAGCTCTTGTAGGTTTTTGTATGAGGCAAATTTGCTTCCCACAACATTATCAA contains:
- a CDS encoding OmpA family protein — protein: MKLNNKQTEEQTFWVSYADLMAGLLFVFMLIIGAVVVKYVLSQNTIAKQDATISATLANLKDEQGKNLSLDKLNTLLKDELEKASSANLTLQNKNEVIIVELEALKKRLSRLSQENSEANASILSLQTQNLELNKTTQDLQTRLILLDDELEKNKNDLDDANKTNVKNLEQIAALLSQISDKETRYNLLLTDLNTTQNRIKNLTGIRVKVISELKEKLGSSIEIDQNSGAMKLNSSVLFDKKDATLKDEAKAELKQTLTKYFDVLLNDKEISKNIDQIMIEGFTDSDGSYIYNLELSQRRAYAVMEFINSFYKDDRLRKLLVASGRSYNDLILKDGVEDKDASRRIELKFQLSNKEAMREIEKFLEQKR